The Armatimonadota bacterium DNA window AGATACCGATGGAATGGAAGGCTTCACCTATCTCTGGACCAAGCAAGAAATTGAGGCTGCGCTTGGTGATGCTGCTGATTCGTTCTGCGAACTGTACAGCGTCATGGAGGATGGCAATTATCTGGACGAGGCGACCCAACAGAAGACGGGTTTGAACGTACTGCATCGACTTGGCGGAAATGGTGACGAGTTTGCCGCGCAGCTTTCCACGCTGTACCAGATTCGGGAATCGCGGCCCCAGCCGATGGTGGACTTTAAGGCCGTTGCGAGTTGGAATGGCCTGGTGTTGCGAGCCTTGGCTTCATCGGGCGATTCGATGGTAGCCGAACGCTGTTCGAGTTCCTGGATCGCTGCTCACAAAGAGTTTGGTGCCTTGCCCCACCAGATCACAGATGGCGAACCGAGCGGACACGCATTCCTGGACGATTATGCGGCGCAGATCTTGGGTTTCGTGGCCATCGCGGAGTCCACGGGTAAGTCCGAGTTCGCCGATTTTGCCCAAGTTCTGAAGTCAGAAATGATCGAGAATTTTCTCGACAAGGAAAAGTTTGGGTTCTTCTTTACGAGCGAGAAGCATGACAAGCTGTTTGGCCGGAGTAAGCCTTGTCTCGACCAGAGCGGCCCAAGCGCGAACGCGTTGGCTATCCAAGCACTTTTGGCAACCAATGAAATTGAGTTGGCTGAACAGTGCCTGATGGCGGTTCTAGGATGGGCTCAAAAGATGCCTCGGGCATGCGAAGCCATGATCTCTTGTGCTCTGAATCTTGTGAATTTGAAATCAGAGATCAGTGGGTTGCCAGGAATGGACATTCCAGCTCCTCCCAAACCGATCACCGAAAAAGTGCGGGTCACGCTGTCTCATCGGGAATTAGAAGCGGGCGGTTCGAACTTGGCCGAGGGCGTCGTGAAGATTTCCATTCCAGAAGGACTGCATTTGAATACCGCTACTCCACCTGCGAGATGGCTGATCCCGACTGAGGTTAAGTTTGAGGGCGTGCGCGCTCAGGTGGACTATCCGGCAGGTGAGAACGATCGTTACGAAGGAGTCATCGAAATTCCTTTCAAGATCTCGGTGAAGGCGAATGAAACCCAAGAATTCGAAGTCCGTATTCGATATCAGGCCTGCACTGAGACCGAATGCTTGTCACCCGAAGAAGCGGTTTTTGATGGCGTCGTCATAGGCTAAATCCATCATGGTACAAGTCAAATCGATTTCGAAGGCATTTGTTGATCACAAAAAGCGGGTCAAGCAGGCGGTTACCGACTTCAGTTTTGAAGCAAAACCTGGGCAGATCACCTCATTGTTGGGCGTGAACGGCGCAGGCAAAACCACTACTCTGCGTGTGCTCAGCACGATCCTGAAACCTGACACCGGTTCTGCCTCCGTGATGGGATTCGATGTCAAATCTCAGCCGGTCGATGTCCGCAGAAACCTCGGATTCTTGAGCAATTCCACGGCACTTTATGGTCGCTTGTCTGCCCGAGAAGTGTTGGAGTACTTTGGGAAGCTGAACGGGATGGGCGCCGAACTGAATGGACGGATCAATCAGATCAGCGAACAGTTCGGTTTAGGCGAATTTCTGGACCAACTTTGCGACAAGCTCAGCACGGGGCAAAAGCAACGCGTTGGAGTTGCACGGGCCATCTTGCATGACCCGCAGGTGATCTTGCTCGACGAGCCGACAGCAGGACTCGATGTGCTCGCGAGTCAAGCGATCATGGAGTTCATTGAATCCTTGCGTGAACAAGGCAAAACGGTCATTTTCAGCACTCACATCATGAGCGAAGTCGAGCGTTTGAGCGACCATGTCGTGGTGATCCATGCGGGCGGAAATAGTGCATCGGGGACGGTGAACGAGCTCAAAGAGCGAACAGGTCAACCAACGCTTGAGAAGGCGTTTTTGCAGTTGGTTGGATACAAGAGAGGGGAGAACTAAGCAATGGCTTGGGTGATTTTCAAGAAAGAAATTCGAGAAATGCTGCGTGATCGGCGAGTGACCATTGGTGCGTTCGTGATGCCGATGCTCATGGTCATTTTGATGTTCAAATTGATCGGCACCATTTCGACGAGCGTGGAGTCCAATCGAGCTAGCAAGATCGGGGTTTTGAATGGCACCGAGAATTCGATGGTAAAGATTCTGAAGCAGATTCCTGGTAGCCAGATCATATCGGTGAGCAATAAGGCGAAGGGATTGAAGATGCTCGATGATGGTGACCTTCGACTTCTCATTGATCCCGGGAAGGACTTTGATGGTGACCTCCAGCGGATGGAAGGCTCGGTAAACGCTTACTATTTGAGCGGCGAACCGATGAGCCAAGTCGCTCTTAAGACGGTTTCTGCAACGATTGAGGGGCTGAACAAAAAGGCAGCCGCTGGAGTTCTGGAAGCCAAGGGGTTGCCTGCCAAAACTCTGGAGCCGATCGCGGTAAAGGAGCACGACCAGACCAAAGAGAGCGCAAAGGATTCGATCGGGCTCGTTAGCCTGCTGCCGTACATGATTGTGCTTTGGGCGTTTTACGGAGGGTTCAGCTCGGTTAGCGATATGATGGCGGGAGAGAAAGAGCGCGGAACCCTTGAGACGCTCCTGATTGCGCCCATCCAACGAAAGGAAGTGGCGAATGGCAAGCTGATCGCCCTGTCTCTGATCTGTTGGCTCAGTAGTATTGCCGCGGCACTGGGGATCGTCATTGCGTATGTGACTAGCGGCAAAATGGCCGGATTTCGCGTTGAGCCAGCGAACTTGATTTTGCTGATTCTGGCGGTTCTGCCGCTCGTTTTCATGTTCGCGGGCCTCCTGCTCAGCGTGAGCACCTGGGCTAAGAATCCTCGCGAAGCACAGACCTATCTTTCGGTCATTAGCTTCGTCGTGCTCATTCCTGCTGTGATGAGCAACATGATTGGGTTTACGGACCTCGGAAATCAGACTTGGGTCAAGCTGACTCCGGTTCTTGGGACATCAATCGGTTTGCGCTCGATTTTGCTCGGGAAGATCGATTGGACTGCTATTCTGGGGAGCGCTGGGGTCTGCATGATCTTGGCACTGGTTTTCGTGGTGGTCACGAGGCGACTGCTCGAACAAGAAAAGGTTCTCGTTAGAATCTAGCCTGGGGCCAATCCCGAAGCAAAAAATTGGACTCTGAAATTCAGAGTCCAATTTTCATTTTGGGTCCTAGAAGGATTAGTCTCCGGCGAGTCCAAAGTTGAACACGACGACATCGAAGTCATTTGAACCGACTTCGCCATCGTTATCGATATCGCCTGGGTCTGGAGACGAGTTACCGAAGTTCGCCACGACGGTGTCAAAGTCGCTCGAACCGACTTCATCATCAAAGTCCACGTCGCCATTGATCAGTGTCAAGTTCACGCCAGTGGCTCCACTCCGACCGATGTTAACGGTGGTAGCGGTTCGCTTTGTCAAGAAGTGCGTTGTCTTCGCAGCGACATACATGGTGCCTCGCTGATAAGTCTCGAACGTGTAGGCACCAGTTGGCGACACTGGTACGGTGACGGTGTCAACAACTACGTTGCTGGCGTTTCGCACTTGGAAGACTACGTTGAGAGTAGATGTCCAGTTGTAGTCTTCGAGGGTGATTGTTCCGCTGACTTTGGCTTTGGTTTCCATCGCCAGTCCGAATCCCTGAAGACCGCTATTTGCTGCAAAAATCCCTTTGTATTCGCCGGTAGAAGGCACGAATCTAGCCACGTATTCAGTGCCAGAAGAAAACGATCGAACCAAGCTCCAGCCATTCGGCATTAAGCAACTCGCATAAATGGATG harbors:
- a CDS encoding thioredoxin domain-containing protein; the protein is MPNRLAKSKSPYLMQHAHNPVDWYEWGEEAFAEAKKQDKPIFLSIGYSSCHWCHVMAEESFENEQIAAILNRDYISIKVDREERPDVDETFMLAVQMISKRGGWPMSVFLTPDKKPFFAGTYFPPVDQGQYPGFATILVKLGQMWRTSRKDVLDSANQIAAHLTQAAGRTLGSLTSKIDPQLFKDCFNALKSDFDGKNGGFGEAPKFPQHSSLSYLLDYAAVNPDDAPEALSMVFQSLQAMSMGGIFDQVEGGFHRYSTDAFWHLPHFEKMLVDNALLVDLYLRATEIAYAIDAPFADAIELTAIKTLSWLKSKMMSEDGLFYSAIDADTDGMEGFTYLWTKQEIEAALGDAADSFCELYSVMEDGNYLDEATQQKTGLNVLHRLGGNGDEFAAQLSTLYQIRESRPQPMVDFKAVASWNGLVLRALASSGDSMVAERCSSSWIAAHKEFGALPHQITDGEPSGHAFLDDYAAQILGFVAIAESTGKSEFADFAQVLKSEMIENFLDKEKFGFFFTSEKHDKLFGRSKPCLDQSGPSANALAIQALLATNEIELAEQCLMAVLGWAQKMPRACEAMISCALNLVNLKSEISGLPGMDIPAPPKPITEKVRVTLSHRELEAGGSNLAEGVVKISIPEGLHLNTATPPARWLIPTEVKFEGVRAQVDYPAGENDRYEGVIEIPFKISVKANETQEFEVRIRYQACTETECLSPEEAVFDGVVIG
- a CDS encoding ATP-binding cassette domain-containing protein; the encoded protein is MVQVKSISKAFVDHKKRVKQAVTDFSFEAKPGQITSLLGVNGAGKTTTLRVLSTILKPDTGSASVMGFDVKSQPVDVRRNLGFLSNSTALYGRLSAREVLEYFGKLNGMGAELNGRINQISEQFGLGEFLDQLCDKLSTGQKQRVGVARAILHDPQVILLDEPTAGLDVLASQAIMEFIESLREQGKTVIFSTHIMSEVERLSDHVVVIHAGGNSASGTVNELKERTGQPTLEKAFLQLVGYKRGEN
- a CDS encoding ABC transporter permease, which codes for MAWVIFKKEIREMLRDRRVTIGAFVMPMLMVILMFKLIGTISTSVESNRASKIGVLNGTENSMVKILKQIPGSQIISVSNKAKGLKMLDDGDLRLLIDPGKDFDGDLQRMEGSVNAYYLSGEPMSQVALKTVSATIEGLNKKAAAGVLEAKGLPAKTLEPIAVKEHDQTKESAKDSIGLVSLLPYMIVLWAFYGGFSSVSDMMAGEKERGTLETLLIAPIQRKEVANGKLIALSLICWLSSIAAALGIVIAYVTSGKMAGFRVEPANLILLILAVLPLVFMFAGLLLSVSTWAKNPREAQTYLSVISFVVLIPAVMSNMIGFTDLGNQTWVKLTPVLGTSIGLRSILLGKIDWTAILGSAGVCMILALVFVVVTRRLLEQEKVLVRI